In the Actinomycetes bacterium genome, one interval contains:
- a CDS encoding GNAT family N-acetyltransferase: MIEDWLAEQRIRQWERGEVKLSDVRGQIAAGQWHLVRDRRVGVAAALRVLDLDPFWGPDATAAVYVHGLMVHRAVAGRGVGHELLDWAGDRGRNRGAVVLRLDCVESNTRLRAYYRAHGFVEVGCHQPPEPCPAVTLLQRAL; the protein is encoded by the coding sequence CGGATCCGACAGTGGGAACGCGGCGAGGTCAAACTCTCCGACGTCAGAGGCCAGATCGCGGCCGGTCAGTGGCACCTGGTCCGCGACCGCCGGGTGGGGGTCGCCGCCGCGTTGCGGGTCCTCGACCTAGATCCGTTCTGGGGCCCCGACGCCACGGCGGCGGTGTACGTGCATGGGCTTATGGTCCACCGCGCGGTCGCGGGGAGGGGCGTCGGCCACGAACTGCTGGACTGGGCCGGCGATCGGGGCCGGAACCGCGGCGCGGTCGTGCTCCGACTGGACTGCGTCGAGTCCAACACCAGACTGCGCGCCTACTACCGTGCCCACGGGTTCGTTGAGGTCGGTTGCCACCAGCCGCCAGAACCCTGCCCGGCGGTGACCCTCCTCCAACGCGCGCTGTGA
- a CDS encoding YciI family protein, which produces MAEYLIYFNQQWVGDHTEEWFRPRGPLARAVVEEMKAAGVYVFGGGLEEELDTAFSADATSGELLITDGPFIETKEWLGGLTVVDVVDDEAAKMWAGKVAEACGWPQEVRRFKPNPQTA; this is translated from the coding sequence ATGGCCGAGTACCTCATCTACTTCAACCAGCAGTGGGTGGGCGACCACACGGAGGAGTGGTTCCGCCCGCGCGGGCCGCTCGCCAGGGCGGTCGTGGAAGAGATGAAGGCGGCGGGCGTCTACGTGTTTGGCGGCGGGCTTGAGGAGGAACTCGACACGGCTTTCAGCGCTGACGCCACCAGCGGAGAGTTGCTGATCACGGACGGACCCTTCATCGAGACCAAGGAGTGGCTCGGCGGCCTCACCGTGGTGGACGTCGTCGATGATGAAGCCGCCAAGATGTGGGCGGGCAAGGTCGCGGAAGCGTGCGGCTGGCCCCAGGAGGTCCGCCGCTTCAAGCCGAACCCGCAAACCGCGTGA
- a CDS encoding carboxypeptidase-like regulatory domain-containing protein — MATKSAAAIALILSLTACSHPGGPTGTTPASATDAATNGTLTGLVRLYGGPMDQTGKQALNGSPGAHWTVKVLSGSQTVAEGKSDAAGKFRFNLAPGRYTLECGGAPSVVVVAGQTVSVDCDVPVP; from the coding sequence GTGGCTACCAAGTCGGCCGCAGCGATCGCGCTGATTCTCAGCCTCACCGCGTGCTCTCACCCGGGCGGACCAACCGGCACGACGCCTGCGTCCGCAACCGATGCGGCGACGAACGGCACACTGACCGGCCTGGTGCGGTTGTATGGCGGCCCCATGGACCAGACGGGGAAGCAGGCTCTCAACGGTTCACCAGGAGCTCACTGGACGGTCAAGGTGCTGTCAGGATCCCAGACCGTCGCCGAAGGCAAGAGCGATGCGGCTGGCAAGTTCCGGTTCAACCTCGCCCCCGGGCGGTACACACTCGAGTGCGGGGGAGCGCCGAGCGTGGTCGTAGTGGCCGGGCAAACGGTGTCCGTCGACTGCGACGTCCCCGTCCCGTAG